In the candidate division TA06 bacterium genome, GATTAATTATCAATTAACCAAGTCCGGCCAGGTCTCGCTCAAAATCTACAACGCCCTGGGGCAGTTGGTGAAGACGCTGGTAAATGAAGCCAAACCGGCCGGGGCCTATCGGGTGGAATGGGACGGTAAAGACGGGGGCGGTTTAAAAGTTTCTTCCGGGGTCTATATTTACCGGCTACAGGCGGGGGATTTTATTGATACTAAAAAGATGGTAGTGATAAAGTAGTTAAGCAGATCAAAAAAGCCGAAGCTTATGCTTCGGCTTTTTTATTT is a window encoding:
- a CDS encoding T9SS type A sorting domain-containing protein: INYQLTKSGQVSLKIYNALGQLVKTLVNEAKPAGAYRVEWDGKDGGGLKVSSGVYIYRLQAGDFIDTKKMVVIK